A stretch of the Deltaproteobacteria bacterium genome encodes the following:
- a CDS encoding uroporphyrinogen decarboxylase has translation MNPNSLFLQACLGQKTSRAPVWIMRQAGRYLPEYRAIRSKTTFLGLCKTPELAAEVTLQPVDYLGVDAAIIFSDILIVPEAMGQGLTIEEKMGPRLFPLIQSSTDLKKLSIPKPEKAYDYLGKAIRLVRKQLDERNITRPHTPSPRGRGEYKEEAIPLIGFAGSPFTLMAYMVEGQGTKDFKQVKKLLYENKKLAHQLLQKVTRAVIDLLNYQIESGVQAVQIFDSWGGVLSAPDFLEFSLAYVEEVIAGIKNKRVSSSDMIPIIFFAKGTGQYLEKIKSCGANGISLDWTVDLSWARKILGKKIAIQGNLDPTVLLSPPKVIREEVAQVLSQLNSKQAYIFNLGHGITPDVSPENAKYLVKCVKEISSK, from the coding sequence ATGAACCCAAATAGCCTCTTCCTCCAAGCCTGTCTTGGACAAAAAACCTCTCGTGCACCCGTTTGGATTATGCGTCAGGCAGGGCGCTATCTGCCGGAGTATCGTGCCATTCGATCCAAAACCACTTTTTTGGGATTATGCAAAACCCCAGAACTTGCGGCAGAAGTCACTTTGCAGCCTGTCGACTATTTGGGTGTGGATGCAGCCATTATTTTCTCGGATATTCTTATTGTCCCCGAAGCAATGGGACAGGGACTAACTATCGAAGAAAAAATGGGGCCACGTTTGTTTCCGCTTATCCAAAGCTCGACTGATCTTAAAAAGCTGAGTATTCCTAAACCCGAAAAAGCCTACGATTATTTAGGGAAGGCAATTCGATTAGTACGGAAGCAGTTGGATGAAAGAAATATCACCCGCCCCCACACCCCATCCCCTCGAGGGAGGGGGGAGTATAAGGAGGAGGCAATTCCTCTTATTGGTTTTGCCGGATCTCCCTTCACTTTGATGGCGTACATGGTGGAAGGGCAGGGAACCAAAGATTTCAAACAGGTAAAAAAACTTCTCTACGAAAATAAAAAACTGGCGCATCAATTACTCCAAAAAGTCACTCGTGCGGTTATTGATTTGCTGAACTACCAAATTGAGTCGGGTGTTCAGGCCGTACAGATTTTTGATTCCTGGGGGGGTGTGCTTTCTGCCCCTGATTTTTTGGAGTTTTCTCTAGCCTATGTAGAAGAGGTGATTGCGGGGATTAAAAATAAGCGTGTTTCGTCGTCAGACATGATCCCCATCATTTTCTTTGCGAAAGGCACAGGGCAGTACCTCGAAAAAATAAAGAGCTGTGGCGCCAATGGAATCAGTCTTGATTGGACCGTCGATTTATCCTGGGCCCGAAAAATTTTGGGGAAGAAAATTGCTATTCAAGGGAATTTGGATCCGACCGTATTATTATCTCCTCCCAAAGTGATTCGAGAAGAAGTGGCCCAGGTATTATCGCAGCTTAATTCCAAACAGGCTTATATCTTTAATTTGGGGCATGGAATTACACCGGACGTTTCTCCCGAAAATGCAAAATATTTGGTGAAGTGTGTAAAAGAAATAAGTTCAAAATAA
- the hemN gene encoding oxygen-independent coproporphyrinogen III oxidase, with the protein MISKINLEVLKRYDKPGPRYTSYPTAPKFSKDFGPAQFEEELRQSNKKNQGPLSLYFHIPFCDTLCYFCGCTMMVTHERQKIADYLTYLEKEIQLVTKHVSKNRPVYQLHWGGGTPTYLNPDEIRHLGSLIQNHFNFDQKELEASSEIDPRDLTRDHIVALKEAGFNRLSMGVQDFEERVQKAVNRLQPESVTRAAVDWGRELGFHSINLDLIYGLPFQTLQGFEKTLDKIIEINPDRLAIFNYAHVPWLKKHMNLIKAEDLPTPDQKLMILKMTIEKLQAAGYQYIGMDHFAKPTDELAIAQKNKTLFRNFQGYSTKAGTEVYAMGMSAISQLNEVYAQNAKTLPEYYQAISEGHFATSVGYRMNRDDHIRKKVIMTLMCDFELDEKEIEKEFNISFENYFAESLPKLAEFINDGFVIRKDKKIFVEGMGRLLIRNIVMVFDAYLGEMMKEKPVFSRTV; encoded by the coding sequence ATGATTTCCAAAATTAATCTTGAGGTTCTCAAGCGTTACGACAAGCCCGGGCCGCGTTATACCAGCTATCCTACGGCTCCCAAGTTTTCCAAAGATTTTGGCCCGGCGCAATTTGAAGAGGAGCTTCGGCAAAGCAATAAAAAAAATCAGGGGCCACTCTCTCTCTATTTTCACATCCCCTTTTGTGACACCCTCTGTTACTTTTGTGGTTGCACCATGATGGTGACGCATGAGCGTCAAAAGATTGCCGATTATCTCACTTACCTCGAAAAAGAAATTCAACTCGTCACAAAACATGTCTCTAAAAATCGCCCTGTCTATCAATTGCATTGGGGCGGGGGAACGCCTACTTATCTTAATCCCGACGAAATTCGTCATTTAGGTTCACTCATTCAAAACCATTTTAATTTTGATCAAAAAGAACTGGAAGCCAGTTCTGAGATTGATCCACGCGATCTCACACGGGATCACATTGTGGCACTTAAAGAAGCCGGCTTTAATCGTTTGTCCATGGGTGTCCAAGATTTCGAAGAGAGGGTACAGAAAGCAGTGAACCGTCTACAGCCGGAGAGTGTTACTCGTGCTGCAGTAGACTGGGGTAGGGAACTGGGATTTCACAGTATTAATCTGGATCTTATTTATGGATTGCCCTTTCAGACCTTGCAGGGCTTTGAAAAAACGCTCGATAAAATTATTGAAATCAATCCCGATCGTTTGGCCATTTTTAATTATGCGCATGTGCCCTGGTTGAAGAAGCACATGAATCTTATCAAGGCCGAAGATCTTCCTACGCCCGATCAAAAATTAATGATTCTCAAAATGACCATCGAAAAACTGCAAGCCGCGGGGTATCAATATATTGGAATGGACCACTTTGCAAAACCCACAGATGAACTGGCGATTGCGCAAAAAAACAAAACTCTCTTCCGCAATTTTCAGGGCTATTCTACCAAGGCTGGAACCGAAGTCTATGCGATGGGTATGAGCGCGATTAGTCAATTGAATGAGGTCTATGCGCAAAATGCAAAGACATTGCCTGAATATTATCAGGCCATCTCGGAAGGTCATTTTGCGACCTCTGTGGGTTATCGCATGAACCGAGACGATCACATCCGAAAAAAAGTGATCATGACTTTGATGTGTGATTTTGAGCTGGATGAAAAAGAAATTGAGAAAGAGTTTAACATTTCTTTTGAAAATTATTTCGCCGAAAGTCTTCCCAAACTTGCTGAATTTATCAACGATGGTTTTGTGATCCGAAAAGATAAAAAGATTTTCGTTGAAGGAATGGGGCGCTTGCTGATTCGAAACATTGTGATGGTTTTTGATGCTTACCTGGGTGAGATGATGAAAGAAAAACCTGTGTTTTCCAGGACAGTGTAA
- the hemH gene encoding ferrochelatase has translation MQKIGVVLFNLGGPHNLAAVQPFLYNLFLDPNIFTFPLASLVRKPLARFISSRRAKKSSPYFEYMGGKSPIIDLTLDQARELERRLNKGPHTQFKVVVAMRYWYPLTQNALSILRREGIQKVILLPLYPHYSYTTTRSSEREWELQCKKMKMKFEEEKWVKDYHDHPLYIQSSAARIREGLGRFPEAVRSQVHLLFSAHGVPVKEIKAGDPYEDQILKSKELVLRELNLPNSHSLSYQSKVGPLKWLEPKTVRTLEKLILEQGKKYILAIPISFVSDHSETLYELKKLYGDMAKEWGGTQYELMPALNTQEKFIECLKDRVTALTI, from the coding sequence ATGCAAAAAATTGGCGTGGTTCTTTTTAATCTTGGTGGTCCTCACAATTTAGCGGCCGTTCAACCTTTTTTATATAATCTTTTTTTAGATCCCAATATTTTTACTTTTCCTTTGGCTTCTTTAGTTCGCAAGCCTCTAGCCAGATTTATATCTTCTCGACGTGCAAAAAAAAGTAGTCCGTATTTTGAGTACATGGGGGGGAAATCTCCGATTATCGATTTGACGTTGGATCAGGCGAGGGAGTTGGAAAGGAGATTGAACAAAGGACCTCACACACAATTCAAAGTCGTTGTTGCCATGCGCTATTGGTATCCGCTCACCCAAAATGCCTTGAGTATTTTAAGGCGTGAAGGAATTCAAAAAGTCATCCTGCTGCCTCTTTATCCTCACTATTCCTATACGACTACCCGATCTAGCGAACGTGAATGGGAACTCCAATGTAAAAAAATGAAGATGAAATTTGAGGAAGAAAAATGGGTGAAAGATTATCACGATCATCCTCTTTATATCCAATCCTCGGCCGCTAGGATACGAGAAGGCTTAGGGCGCTTTCCAGAAGCTGTGCGAAGCCAGGTGCATCTTCTGTTTAGTGCCCATGGGGTGCCTGTAAAAGAAATAAAGGCGGGAGATCCTTACGAAGACCAAATTTTGAAATCAAAAGAATTGGTTTTGCGAGAATTGAATCTTCCCAACTCTCACAGCCTTTCTTATCAAAGTAAGGTAGGGCCATTAAAATGGTTGGAACCCAAGACCGTCCGAACTTTAGAAAAACTGATATTAGAGCAGGGCAAGAAATATATCCTCGCCATTCCCATCAGTTTTGTTTCCGATCACTCCGAAACTTTATATGAGTTGAAAAAATTGTATGGAGACATGGCAAAAGAGTGGGGTGGAACACAATACGAGCTGATGCCGGCCTTGAATACTCAGGAAAAGTTTATAGAGTGTTTGAAGGATAGAGTCACTGCCTTAACAATTTAG
- the clpS gene encoding ATP-dependent Clp protease adapter ClpS: MPEKNLPDIPKNPGDWESDYDSEVAIEEEIRVSKPKMYCVILLNDDFTPMEFVVWLIRTVFHKNIEEATRLMMDVHQKGRGICGVFSYDVARTKVAQVKQLAQKSDYPLECVMEAVV, from the coding sequence ATGCCGGAGAAAAACTTACCAGACATTCCAAAAAATCCTGGCGATTGGGAATCCGATTATGATTCGGAGGTGGCCATTGAGGAAGAAATTCGGGTCTCCAAACCTAAAATGTATTGTGTGATTTTACTCAATGATGATTTTACCCCTATGGAGTTTGTTGTTTGGCTCATTCGAACTGTATTCCATAAAAATATAGAAGAAGCCACCCGTTTGATGATGGATGTACATCAGAAAGGCAGGGGGATTTGTGGCGTATTCAGTTATGATGTTGCTCGAACCAAAGTAGCTCAAGTGAAACAGCTTGCTCAGAAGAGCGATTATCCTTTGGAGTGTGTAATGGAAGCTGTTGTCTGA
- a CDS encoding ABC transporter substrate-binding protein: MENNQRLIHLAHSPDPDDAFMFWALAKNKFDTSPYRFAHILSDIQTLNERAMEGQYEVTAISFYAFPYVSDKYALLSSGCSMGDNYGPMLICPQKNLSKKLSEMKIAIPGKKTSAYLALQLYWGGTGGILDVSVEAFDEIPRLVAEGRYDAGLIIHEGQLTYQKEGLSLYVDVGKWWFEKHQLPLPLGANVVRRDLGEAAMKDLSRLLKKSIQLSLEHRQEAVEYALQFGRGLDLNLADRFIGMYVNELTVDYGERGRKALEVFFAEAHQAGLIPKVKLEFVD, encoded by the coding sequence ATGGAAAATAACCAAAGACTGATTCATCTTGCCCACAGTCCCGATCCCGACGATGCCTTTATGTTTTGGGCCTTGGCTAAAAATAAATTCGACACTTCCCCCTATCGTTTTGCGCATATTCTTTCTGACATCCAGACCTTGAATGAAAGGGCCATGGAAGGACAATACGAGGTGACGGCCATTTCTTTTTATGCCTTTCCTTATGTCTCTGACAAATACGCCCTGCTTTCCAGCGGTTGCAGCATGGGGGACAACTATGGACCTATGCTGATTTGCCCTCAGAAAAATTTATCAAAAAAACTTTCCGAGATGAAAATTGCCATTCCCGGTAAAAAAACTTCGGCCTATTTGGCGCTACAATTGTATTGGGGGGGTACAGGGGGGATTTTGGACGTTTCGGTCGAAGCCTTTGATGAAATTCCTCGCCTGGTTGCCGAAGGCAGGTATGATGCGGGTTTGATCATCCATGAAGGGCAGTTGACTTATCAAAAAGAAGGTTTAAGTTTGTACGTCGATGTGGGAAAATGGTGGTTTGAAAAACACCAACTTCCACTTCCCCTGGGTGCTAATGTGGTTCGTCGCGATTTGGGCGAGGCCGCCATGAAAGATCTTTCCCGCCTATTAAAAAAGAGCATACAACTGAGTTTGGAACATCGCCAAGAAGCGGTGGAATATGCCCTGCAGTTTGGGCGTGGCCTCGATTTGAATCTTGCCGATCGTTTTATTGGAATGTATGTGAATGAGTTGACGGTTGATTATGGTGAAAGAGGGCGCAAGGCTTTGGAGGTTTTTTTCGCGGAAGCTCATCAAGCGGGATTAATCCCAAAGGTGAAGCTTGAGTTTGTGGATTAG
- a CDS encoding ferredoxin, with amino-acid sequence MADKNDKVEGQPQGKFYVDSQCIDCNLCRETAPDNFKRNDDKGFSFVYKQPTTPEQEKLCQEALEACPVEAIGSDA; translated from the coding sequence ATGGCTGATAAAAATGACAAAGTAGAAGGACAACCCCAAGGAAAATTTTATGTCGATAGTCAGTGTATCGATTGCAACCTTTGCCGAGAAACGGCGCCTGATAATTTTAAACGTAACGATGACAAGGGTTTTTCTTTTGTTTACAAACAGCCCACAACTCCAGAGCAGGAGAAGCTTTGCCAGGAGGCCTTGGAGGCTTGCCCTGTAGAGGCTATCGGAAGCGACGCTTAA
- the queG gene encoding tRNA epoxyqueuosine(34) reductase QueG, whose protein sequence is MGQEISLKIEALAFELGFSQVAWAPLEKNSQAAKRFKQWLEASYQGEMSYLERGLEKREDPEKILPGAKSILCLSWGYSKKKQLKGKIESPFISRYAWQEDYHLILQKKLNLLQKQLEQYFPQAQFRSYVDTGQVMEKHWASQAGLGWIGKHSNLIHPKQGSYFFLASILTDLPSDSLAGPVSDHCGNCQACIDICPTRAIVAPYMVDARLCISYLTIELKGPIPRELRPQIGAHVFGCDDCQEVCPWNRKAKLPLDFLRSASVEELHFYLKLDAQAFKKYFKELPMLRPKRRGFLRNVCVVLGNLKKRESVPLLIQALQDEEALIRGHAVWALGQYADLEIQKELEKTLQKETDLWVREEICQILKK, encoded by the coding sequence ATGGGTCAAGAAATCTCCCTCAAAATTGAAGCCCTTGCCTTTGAACTTGGTTTTTCCCAAGTGGCCTGGGCCCCTCTTGAAAAAAACTCTCAGGCTGCCAAACGTTTTAAACAGTGGCTCGAGGCCTCGTATCAAGGGGAAATGTCTTATTTGGAACGGGGACTTGAAAAACGGGAAGACCCCGAAAAAATTTTACCTGGAGCGAAAAGCATCCTTTGCTTAAGTTGGGGTTATTCTAAAAAAAAGCAGTTAAAGGGTAAAATTGAAAGCCCTTTTATTTCGCGTTATGCCTGGCAAGAAGATTATCATCTTATCCTTCAAAAAAAATTAAATTTGCTTCAAAAGCAGTTAGAACAATATTTTCCTCAGGCTCAATTTAGATCCTATGTCGACACGGGGCAGGTAATGGAGAAGCATTGGGCCTCTCAAGCCGGACTAGGCTGGATAGGAAAGCATAGTAATTTAATCCATCCCAAACAGGGCTCTTATTTTTTCTTGGCTTCTATTTTGACAGACCTGCCTTCTGATTCTCTTGCAGGGCCTGTTTCCGATCATTGTGGAAACTGTCAAGCCTGCATCGATATCTGTCCCACCCGCGCCATTGTGGCACCTTATATGGTGGATGCACGTCTTTGCATTTCTTATCTGACCATCGAACTCAAAGGTCCCATCCCTCGCGAATTACGGCCGCAAATCGGTGCTCATGTATTTGGTTGTGACGATTGCCAGGAGGTGTGCCCTTGGAACCGCAAGGCAAAATTACCCTTAGATTTTTTAAGATCTGCCTCAGTGGAGGAACTACATTTTTATTTAAAGTTAGATGCACAGGCCTTCAAAAAATATTTTAAAGAGTTGCCCATGCTGCGTCCAAAACGTCGGGGTTTTTTAAGAAATGTCTGTGTGGTGTTGGGAAATCTAAAGAAAAGGGAATCGGTCCCGCTGCTTATCCAAGCCTTGCAAGATGAAGAAGCCCTCATTCGAGGTCATGCGGTCTGGGCCTTGGGACAATATGCAGATTTAGAGATCCAAAAAGAACTGGAAAAAACTCTTCAAAAGGAAACGGATTTATGGGTAAGGGAGGAGATATGCCAAATTCTGAAAAAATAG
- the folE gene encoding GTP cyclohydrolase I FolE, protein MGKGGDMPNSEKIASLVRQLLQELGEDPDREGLQKTPLRVAKSLQFLTKGYQEDPKEIIHAAKFTEKYSEIILVKDIALYTLCEHHLLPFWGHVHVGYIPRDKIIGLSKVARLVEVFARRLQVQERLTTQIAENLQRELKPLGVAVVIEAEHLCMQMRGVQKRGAKAVTSAMLGAFESKLATRQEFMHLIK, encoded by the coding sequence ATGGGTAAGGGAGGAGATATGCCAAATTCTGAAAAAATAGCTTCTTTAGTGCGTCAACTGCTCCAAGAATTAGGAGAAGACCCCGATCGTGAGGGGCTTCAAAAAACTCCTCTTCGCGTTGCAAAATCGTTACAATTTCTTACTAAAGGTTATCAAGAAGATCCCAAAGAAATTATTCATGCCGCCAAATTTACCGAAAAATATTCCGAAATTATTTTGGTGAAAGATATTGCGCTTTATACCCTGTGCGAACATCACCTGCTTCCCTTTTGGGGGCATGTGCATGTGGGTTATATCCCACGGGATAAAATCATCGGCTTATCCAAAGTAGCACGCCTGGTGGAGGTGTTTGCGCGAAGGCTGCAGGTTCAAGAACGCTTGACGACACAAATTGCAGAAAATTTACAACGAGAACTCAAACCGTTGGGGGTGGCCGTGGTGATTGAAGCCGAACATTTGTGTATGCAAATGCGAGGGGTTCAAAAGCGGGGTGCAAAAGCAGTGACCTCTGCGATGCTGGGAGCCTTTGAATCCAAGCTGGCGACCCGGCAAGAGTTTATGCATTTGATAAAATAA
- the mqnE gene encoding aminofutalosine synthase MqnE, producing MKKNLQDIKNKILSNTRISDDDCLILYRSNDLIGLGEIANIVRERKNGNATYYNINRHINYSNVCYVECKFCEFGQPKSSTKSYLLSLDEMKKIAAEAAGVGATELHMVGGLHPDYKIDYYENLLREIKRVVPNLHLKAFTAVEIDYFAKVSKLSVEETLRRLMAAGLDSIPGGGAEIFAEKTRKEICPNKIEGRRWLEIHRRAHKLGIRSNATMLYGHIESDEDRVDHLRKLRELQDETGGFQTFIPLSFIPFDTPMAHIPEPTGLMDLKQIAVSRIYLDNFDHIKTYWIMSGLKMAQLALSFGADDLDGTVTQERIVHMAGAKTPEALSVETIRKLIREAGRDPVERDTLYKVIQKVA from the coding sequence ATGAAAAAAAATCTACAAGACATCAAAAACAAAATCCTCAGCAACACCCGCATCAGTGACGATGATTGTCTGATCCTCTATCGCTCCAACGACCTCATTGGTCTGGGTGAAATCGCCAACATTGTGCGAGAGCGTAAAAACGGGAATGCCACTTATTACAACATCAATCGCCACATCAACTATTCCAATGTCTGTTATGTGGAATGTAAATTTTGCGAATTTGGGCAGCCTAAATCTTCCACAAAATCTTATCTGCTCTCTTTGGATGAAATGAAGAAAATAGCCGCAGAAGCGGCTGGCGTAGGGGCTACCGAGTTGCATATGGTGGGCGGTTTACATCCCGATTATAAAATTGATTATTATGAAAATTTGCTGCGAGAAATTAAAAGGGTTGTCCCTAATCTTCATTTGAAGGCCTTTACCGCCGTCGAAATTGATTACTTTGCCAAAGTCAGCAAGCTCAGTGTGGAAGAAACCTTAAGACGTTTGATGGCCGCAGGACTCGATTCTATCCCGGGTGGTGGGGCAGAAATTTTTGCAGAAAAGACGCGTAAAGAAATTTGTCCAAACAAAATTGAGGGAAGGCGTTGGCTGGAAATCCATCGCAGAGCCCACAAGCTGGGCATCCGCAGCAATGCTACGATGTTGTACGGACACATTGAGAGCGACGAAGACCGAGTGGATCACCTCAGAAAATTGCGTGAACTTCAGGATGAAACCGGTGGTTTCCAAACCTTCATTCCTCTCAGTTTTATTCCTTTCGATACTCCTATGGCTCATATCCCCGAGCCGACAGGGCTGATGGACCTGAAACAAATCGCAGTCAGCCGAATCTACCTCGACAATTTTGATCACATCAAAACCTACTGGATCATGAGCGGCCTCAAAATGGCGCAACTTGCACTTTCTTTCGGGGCAGACGATTTGGATGGAACGGTGACCCAGGAACGTATCGTCCACATGGCCGGCGCAAAGACGCCGGAGGCTTTGTCCGTCGAGACTATCCGGAAGCTAATCCGCGAAGCAGGGAGAGATCCTGTAGAGCGGGATACTTTGTATAAGGTGATTCAGAAGGTGGCTTAG
- a CDS encoding CopG family transcriptional regulator → MIRTQVSFNEKEYALAKKESDRLGVSLAEFLRRAIQPLLPVSKEKPWMRYAGFVESGNPLSSQQIDDLIYGQKD, encoded by the coding sequence ATGATTAGAACTCAGGTTAGTTTTAACGAAAAAGAGTATGCTCTAGCGAAAAAAGAATCCGATCGTTTGGGTGTTTCGTTAGCTGAATTTCTTAGACGAGCCATTCAGCCGTTATTGCCTGTTTCTAAAGAAAAACCCTGGATGCGTTATGCAGGTTTTGTGGAGTCTGGCAATCCTCTTTCCAGTCAACAAATTGATGATCTAATTTATGGCCAAAAAGACTAG
- a CDS encoding type II toxin-antitoxin system VapC family toxin, with product MAKKTSQKAYVDSSAFISFLDRSDTYHSLFYSLFSDPVFLITTSLVISETHAWFLKRYDHQRALQFLNFIEDLKPLHILTVGTKELQQAKVFIKKFSDQNLTLVDACGLWVMKSEKNVECWSTDRHLGLTGIPLAIYL from the coding sequence ATGGCCAAAAAGACTAGTCAAAAGGCTTATGTCGACAGCTCTGCTTTTATCTCTTTTTTGGATCGCTCAGATACTTACCACTCTTTATTTTACAGTCTTTTTTCGGACCCAGTTTTTTTGATTACTACTTCTTTGGTAATTTCCGAAACTCATGCCTGGTTTTTGAAACGTTATGATCATCAGCGTGCCTTACAATTTTTAAATTTCATCGAAGATTTGAAGCCTCTGCATATTTTAACGGTGGGAACAAAAGAACTTCAACAGGCTAAAGTTTTTATCAAAAAATTTTCTGATCAAAATCTCACTCTGGTGGATGCTTGCGGTCTGTGGGTGATGAAATCAGAAAAAAATGTGGAGTGTTGGTCTACTGATAGACACCTGGGATTAACCGGTATTCCTCTGGCAATTTACCTTTAA
- a CDS encoding response regulator, which yields MKKKILVADDDTDLVQLLRDMLEFEGYETLAAYEGVRTIEAAHKQRPDLILLDVQMPAGTGQSVLKALRSKEATKKIPIIVISGVQQNDLAEEVKKLGAQDFILKPYEKVDLIAKVKNLLS from the coding sequence ATGAAAAAGAAAATCCTGGTCGCCGATGACGATACTGATTTGGTGCAGCTGCTTCGAGACATGTTGGAATTTGAGGGCTACGAAACCCTTGCTGCTTACGAAGGGGTGCGCACCATCGAGGCAGCGCACAAGCAGCGGCCAGATCTGATTTTGCTGGATGTTCAAATGCCTGCGGGTACGGGACAAAGCGTATTGAAGGCCTTGCGCTCAAAAGAGGCGACGAAGAAAATTCCGATTATAGTTATCAGTGGTGTTCAACAAAATGATTTGGCGGAAGAAGTGAAAAAGCTGGGAGCTCAGGATTTTATTTTGAAGCCTTATGAGAAAGTGGATTTGATTGCTAAGGTGAAAAACTTATTGAGCTAA
- a CDS encoding metal ABC transporter permease translates to MTTLSFLLPAFLACLILTGIHTYLGIHVVTRGVIFVDIALAQIAALGMTLAFFLGYEPDSQSAYFFGLGFTCLGALFFAFFRNKKIPQEAFIGISFAVASALGILIADKSPHGSEHLKYILSGNILWVSWPQLIKTGIIYSVLGIIHFKVRKKLLLVSENPEEARRQGLKLKYWDLFFYLSFGLVITSSVQMAGILQVFSFLIVPACCSVLFYDKLLSRLILGWMIGVFTSLIGIYLSYKIDLPTGPAIVACFGGVLILCLVLQRLREKAD, encoded by the coding sequence ATGACCACCCTCTCCTTCCTCCTCCCCGCATTTCTAGCCTGCCTCATACTCACAGGCATTCACACCTATCTAGGCATCCACGTGGTCACACGCGGAGTCATCTTTGTCGACATTGCCTTGGCTCAAATCGCGGCGCTAGGGATGACCCTCGCTTTTTTTCTGGGTTATGAACCCGATAGCCAAAGCGCTTATTTTTTTGGACTGGGATTTACCTGCTTGGGCGCCCTTTTTTTTGCTTTTTTTCGAAACAAAAAAATTCCTCAAGAGGCCTTCATAGGAATTTCTTTCGCCGTGGCTTCCGCCCTGGGAATTTTAATTGCCGACAAAAGCCCGCATGGCTCCGAACACCTCAAATATATTTTATCGGGAAATATTTTATGGGTGAGTTGGCCGCAGTTAATTAAAACAGGAATCATCTATTCGGTTTTGGGGATCATTCACTTCAAAGTTCGAAAAAAACTTTTACTCGTTTCAGAAAACCCCGAAGAAGCCAGGCGCCAAGGTTTGAAACTGAAGTATTGGGATTTGTTTTTCTATCTCTCTTTCGGACTGGTCATCACCAGCTCCGTACAGATGGCCGGCATTCTGCAGGTATTTTCATTTTTGATTGTACCGGCCTGTTGCAGTGTTTTGTTTTATGACAAACTCCTGTCGCGCTTGATATTAGGTTGGATGATTGGAGTATTCACGAGCTTGATTGGAATTTATCTTTCTTATAAAATCGATCTACCCACAGGACCAGCCATCGTGGCCTGCTTTGGCGGGGTTTTGATTTTGTGCTTGGTCCTTCAAAGATTGAGGGAAAAAGCAGATTAG
- a CDS encoding zinc ABC transporter substrate-binding protein — MKKIILFLFCILFFSSPSFAKLKVVTTTPDLANLAQEVGKEFIEVKSIARGDQDYHFLEPKPSYIVQASQADLLISVGLELEVGWLPVLLTQSRNPKIQTSEKGFLDASQNIPVMEIPTARVDRSMGDVHPLGNPHYWLNPNNGILIAQAIAQRLSELDSAHASDYNQNFLNFKNQLSAKIANWQKQLANLKGKKIITQHKSFSYFTDWTGLQVSGFVEPKPGIPPNPGHLLELIALIQKEKVPLIVTENYYDTKAAQELSQKTGSKLLILPTSVGGEANIKNYSDLFENLISKINEALK, encoded by the coding sequence ATGAAAAAAATTATTCTCTTTCTCTTTTGCATTTTATTTTTCTCAAGCCCCAGTTTCGCCAAACTCAAGGTAGTCACCACTACGCCAGACTTAGCCAACCTCGCCCAGGAAGTTGGGAAAGAGTTCATCGAAGTCAAAAGCATTGCCCGCGGGGATCAGGATTATCATTTCCTGGAACCCAAACCGAGCTACATCGTACAAGCTAGTCAAGCAGATCTGTTGATCTCTGTAGGCCTGGAATTGGAGGTAGGCTGGTTGCCCGTATTGCTGACTCAGTCGAGAAATCCAAAAATCCAGACCTCGGAAAAAGGTTTTTTAGACGCCTCACAAAATATCCCTGTGATGGAAATCCCAACTGCCCGAGTAGATCGGTCTATGGGAGATGTTCACCCACTAGGAAATCCCCACTATTGGCTGAATCCCAACAATGGAATTTTGATTGCCCAAGCCATTGCCCAACGCCTGTCCGAATTGGATTCGGCCCATGCCTCGGACTACAATCAAAATTTCCTCAATTTCAAAAACCAACTCTCCGCAAAAATTGCAAATTGGCAAAAACAGCTCGCCAACCTGAAAGGCAAAAAGATTATCACCCAGCATAAAAGTTTTTCCTACTTTACCGATTGGACCGGCTTGCAGGTGAGTGGCTTTGTGGAACCCAAACCAGGCATTCCCCCTAACCCCGGGCATTTGCTGGAATTAATCGCTTTGATTCAAAAAGAAAAAGTGCCGCTGATTGTCACAGAAAATTATTACGACACCAAAGCCGCACAGGAACTCAGCCAGAAGACAGGCTCCAAATTGCTGATTTTACCCACTTCGGTGGGGGGTGAAGCAAATATTAAAAATTATTCCGATTTGTTTGAGAATTTGATTAGTAAAATTAATGAGGCCCTAAAATAA